Proteins encoded in a region of the Streptomyces sp. NBC_01471 genome:
- a CDS encoding ABC transporter ATP-binding protein, producing the protein MIATAPDREDAQRPRRTTADGPGTSAECAESAGVPSGLAATGITVAYDGVDVVHTADLRLPRGQVTALIGPNGSGKSTLLRAVARLHRARAGQVTLGADGGDTVDALALSRTDFARRITLLAQSRTTPAGLSVRDVVAFGRHPYRSRLRGSDPDGARLVEHALAVTNVTELADRGVESLSGGQLQRVWFACCLAQDTEVLLLDEPTTYLDLRYQVEILDLVRELADTHGVTIGVVLHDLDQAAAVADQVVLLSSGRVAAAGTPAQVYDAELLTDTYGIRIEVEADPTTGIPRTRAVGRHHHRPERP; encoded by the coding sequence GTGATCGCGACTGCACCCGACCGAGAAGACGCCCAACGGCCCCGCCGCACCACGGCAGATGGCCCCGGCACATCCGCCGAATGCGCCGAGAGCGCCGGCGTCCCGTCCGGACTCGCCGCCACCGGAATCACGGTCGCCTACGACGGCGTCGATGTCGTACACACAGCAGACCTCCGCCTTCCGCGCGGACAGGTCACCGCACTCATCGGCCCGAACGGCAGTGGAAAATCAACCCTGTTGAGGGCCGTCGCCCGTCTGCACCGGGCCCGCGCCGGCCAGGTGACCCTGGGCGCCGACGGCGGGGACACCGTCGACGCGCTCGCCCTCTCGCGTACGGACTTCGCCCGGCGCATCACGCTCCTCGCCCAGAGCCGTACGACCCCGGCCGGTCTCAGCGTCCGCGACGTGGTCGCCTTCGGGCGGCATCCGTACCGCAGCCGGCTGAGGGGAAGCGATCCGGACGGTGCGCGGCTCGTCGAGCACGCCCTGGCCGTCACCAACGTCACCGAACTCGCCGACCGGGGCGTCGAGAGCCTCTCCGGGGGGCAGCTCCAACGCGTCTGGTTCGCCTGCTGCCTGGCCCAGGACACCGAAGTGCTGCTCCTCGACGAACCGACGACCTATCTCGACCTGCGCTACCAGGTGGAGATCCTCGACCTCGTCCGGGAACTCGCCGACACGCACGGCGTGACCATCGGCGTCGTCCTGCACGACCTGGACCAGGCCGCCGCCGTGGCGGACCAGGTCGTCCTGCTCTCCTCGGGCCGCGTCGCCGCGGCCGGGACCCCGGCGCAGGTGTACGACGCCGAGTTGCTGACCGACACCTACGGCATCCGTATCGAGGTCGAAGCCGACCCGACTACGGGCATCCCCCGCACCCGCGCGGTGGGAAGACACCACCATCGCCCCGAAAGGCCCTGA
- a CDS encoding amino acid permease, with the protein MGTRLMRRKPVERLIAEGGQGEGGQLRRSLGMWQLTMISIGATLGTGIFVVLGEAVPKAGPAVVISFVIAGLTALFSALSYAELAGTIPVSGSSYSYTYATMGEFIAWICGWCLMLEYGVSVAAVAVGWGQYLNEFLDGTIGVTIPTALSAPPGDGGIVNIPALLVVLLAMAFLLGGAKESARANTIMVVVKIASLILFCAVAASGIKAGNYKPFMPLGMTGVSAAGASLFFSYIGFDAASTAGEEARDPKRDMPRAIMLSLLIVTALYCLVALIAVGAMPWQHFHNADAALAQIMRDVTGQSFWAVLLAAGAVIAIASVVLTVLYGQTRILFSMARDGLVPKVFAKVGPRTGAPVANTVIVSLFCGILAAVVPLGELANATSIGTLFAFALVNVAVIVLRRTRPDMPRNFRVAFSPVTPAIGFALCLWMMTSLGAKTWVWFGIWMAAGLVLYFGYGMRRSQLAREDVPVR; encoded by the coding sequence ATGGGTACCCGGCTGATGCGCCGCAAGCCCGTCGAGCGGCTGATCGCCGAGGGCGGTCAGGGCGAGGGCGGACAGCTCAGGCGCTCGCTGGGCATGTGGCAGCTGACCATGATCAGCATCGGGGCCACCCTGGGCACCGGCATCTTCGTGGTCCTCGGCGAGGCGGTCCCCAAGGCCGGACCCGCCGTCGTGATCTCCTTCGTGATCGCCGGGCTCACCGCCCTCTTCTCCGCGCTGTCGTACGCGGAGCTGGCGGGCACCATCCCGGTCTCCGGCTCCTCGTACTCGTACACCTACGCCACGATGGGCGAGTTCATCGCCTGGATCTGCGGCTGGTGTCTGATGCTGGAGTACGGGGTGTCCGTCGCGGCCGTGGCCGTCGGCTGGGGCCAGTACCTCAACGAGTTCCTGGACGGCACGATCGGGGTCACGATCCCCACCGCGCTGTCCGCACCGCCCGGCGACGGCGGCATCGTCAACATCCCCGCCCTGCTCGTCGTCCTGCTGGCCATGGCCTTCCTGCTGGGCGGCGCCAAGGAGAGCGCCCGCGCCAACACGATCATGGTGGTCGTGAAGATCGCCTCACTGATCCTGTTCTGCGCGGTGGCCGCATCGGGCATCAAGGCGGGCAACTACAAGCCCTTCATGCCGCTCGGCATGACCGGCGTCAGCGCGGCCGGCGCCAGCCTGTTCTTCTCGTACATCGGCTTCGACGCCGCCTCCACCGCCGGGGAGGAGGCGCGTGACCCCAAGCGCGACATGCCGCGCGCGATCATGCTCTCGCTGCTGATCGTCACCGCCCTGTACTGCCTGGTGGCCCTCATCGCCGTCGGTGCCATGCCGTGGCAGCACTTCCACAACGCGGACGCCGCCCTCGCCCAGATCATGCGGGACGTCACCGGCCAGAGCTTCTGGGCCGTGCTGCTCGCCGCCGGGGCGGTCATCGCCATCGCCAGTGTGGTGCTGACCGTGCTCTACGGACAGACCCGCATCCTGTTCTCGATGGCCCGTGACGGCCTGGTGCCCAAGGTGTTCGCCAAGGTCGGCCCGCGGACCGGCGCGCCCGTCGCCAACACGGTGATCGTCTCGCTGTTCTGCGGCATCCTCGCCGCCGTCGTCCCGCTCGGCGAGCTGGCCAACGCCACCAGCATCGGCACGCTCTTCGCGTTCGCGCTGGTCAACGTCGCTGTCATCGTGCTTCGCCGGACCCGGCCCGACATGCCGCGGAACTTCCGGGTGGCGTTCTCGCCGGTGACCCCGGCCATCGGCTTCGCCCTGTGCCTGTGGATGATGACCAGCCTCGGCGCCAAGACCTGGGTGTGGTTCGGAATCTGGATGGCCGCCGGGCTCGTGCTCTACTTCGGCTACGGCATGCGCCGCTCCCAGCTCGCCCGCGAAGACGTGCCCGTCCGCTGA
- a CDS encoding iron ABC transporter permease has product MNVTTRPAEAVRTPSTAPVEESPPSPGAGRPAHRGALALLLLGALLALLALSVVHIGQGTASVGPHALWRAFTTLWTGHGSSGRADAVLVASRLPRLAAGLVVGCTLGAAGAVLQSVSRNVLASPDTLAVNAGAYLAVVAVAAFGITLPAFPAGGTALAGGLLAAGCVLGLARAGTGSTRLVLAGSALTLGLSGLSQMLLLLRTQQTTGLYAWGNGSLAQIGMQTIEPLAPVALVALLGLVALGRRLDILGLGDDEARVVGVNPRLTRAVAVVLAVVLSAVSVTVAGPIGFVGLCAPAVVRLIGTRVPALLRHRVFVPASALAGVLVVLGADVLLRALFGAQAGTAVPTGIVTSFFGAVVLVLLAHRARDGGSTRPDAAFARLRSHRAFVLTLAVTAVALVAAVVAATLLGDTTLLLGDVGNWLTGRSGRLVTFVLDTRVPRIAAALLAGAALATAGTVVQAVSRNPLAEPGILGVVGGAGVGAVITLTAVPLAGFWLIGGSALAGAAAATALVFGLAARHGLEQNRLVLIGIGVSAGAAALVSLLIVLTDPNNGTKALVWLSGSTYGRTFPEVLPVLATLVVCLPVLAVMRRDLDIIGLDGDTPRLLGIRLGATRLTLLGVSVVLTAAAVAAVGVIGFVGLVAPHAARALVGRRHARVLPVAALMGALLVVVADTLGRTVIAPAQIPVGVVTAVIGAPYFGWLLWRARAEG; this is encoded by the coding sequence GTGAACGTGACCACCCGCCCGGCGGAGGCCGTACGTACGCCGTCGACGGCCCCGGTGGAGGAGTCGCCGCCCTCCCCGGGGGCCGGCCGGCCCGCGCACCGCGGCGCTCTCGCCCTTCTCCTGCTCGGGGCGCTCCTCGCGCTGCTCGCCCTGTCGGTCGTGCATATCGGCCAGGGCACGGCGTCCGTCGGACCGCACGCCCTCTGGCGCGCCTTCACCACCCTGTGGACCGGCCACGGCAGTTCGGGCCGGGCGGACGCCGTGCTCGTGGCCTCGCGGCTGCCGCGGCTCGCCGCCGGGCTGGTCGTCGGCTGCACCCTGGGTGCGGCCGGAGCCGTACTGCAGTCGGTGTCGCGCAATGTCCTGGCCTCGCCCGACACGCTCGCCGTGAACGCGGGCGCCTATCTGGCGGTCGTCGCCGTCGCCGCGTTCGGCATCACCCTGCCCGCCTTCCCGGCCGGCGGCACGGCGCTGGCCGGCGGACTGCTCGCAGCCGGCTGCGTGCTGGGCCTCGCCCGAGCCGGGACCGGGTCCACCCGGCTCGTCCTGGCGGGCTCGGCCCTCACTCTCGGGCTCAGCGGTCTGAGTCAGATGCTCCTCCTGCTGCGCACCCAGCAGACCACCGGCCTCTACGCCTGGGGCAACGGCTCGCTCGCGCAGATCGGCATGCAGACCATCGAACCGCTCGCCCCGGTCGCACTCGTGGCGCTGCTGGGGCTGGTCGCCCTCGGCAGGCGGCTCGACATCCTCGGGCTCGGTGACGACGAGGCCCGGGTGGTCGGGGTCAACCCACGCCTGACCAGGGCCGTCGCCGTCGTCCTCGCCGTGGTCCTCTCCGCTGTGTCCGTCACCGTCGCCGGGCCCATCGGCTTCGTCGGGCTGTGCGCGCCCGCGGTCGTCCGGCTCATCGGCACCCGCGTGCCCGCGCTCCTGCGCCACCGGGTGTTCGTCCCCGCGTCGGCGCTGGCGGGCGTCCTCGTGGTGCTCGGCGCCGACGTCCTCCTGCGGGCCCTCTTCGGGGCCCAGGCGGGCACGGCCGTACCGACCGGAATCGTGACCAGTTTCTTCGGCGCCGTGGTGCTCGTCCTCCTGGCGCACCGGGCCCGGGACGGGGGCTCCACCCGTCCCGACGCGGCCTTCGCCCGGCTGCGCAGCCACCGCGCCTTCGTCCTCACCCTCGCGGTGACGGCCGTCGCCCTCGTCGCCGCGGTCGTCGCGGCGACCCTCCTGGGCGATACCACCCTGCTGCTCGGCGACGTGGGGAACTGGCTCACCGGCCGGTCGGGGCGGCTCGTGACCTTCGTGCTCGACACCCGGGTGCCGCGGATCGCCGCGGCGCTGCTCGCCGGGGCAGCCCTCGCCACGGCGGGCACGGTGGTACAGGCGGTCTCGCGGAACCCGCTTGCCGAGCCGGGCATCCTCGGAGTGGTCGGCGGGGCCGGGGTGGGCGCCGTCATCACGCTGACGGCCGTCCCGCTCGCCGGGTTCTGGCTGATCGGCGGATCCGCGCTCGCCGGGGCGGCGGCCGCCACCGCGCTGGTCTTCGGGCTCGCGGCGCGGCACGGCCTTGAGCAGAACCGGCTGGTCCTGATCGGTATCGGGGTGTCCGCGGGCGCGGCGGCTTTGGTCAGCCTGCTGATCGTCCTGACCGATCCGAACAACGGGACCAAGGCGCTCGTGTGGCTCTCCGGCTCGACGTACGGGCGTACGTTCCCCGAGGTCCTCCCGGTGCTCGCGACGCTCGTCGTATGTCTGCCGGTCCTTGCCGTGATGCGGCGCGACCTCGACATCATCGGCCTGGACGGCGACACACCACGACTCCTCGGGATCCGGCTCGGCGCCACGCGTCTGACGCTGCTCGGGGTCTCCGTCGTGCTCACCGCGGCGGCGGTCGCGGCGGTCGGTGTCATCGGATTCGTCGGCCTCGTGGCACCGCACGCGGCACGCGCCCTGGTGGGCCGGCGGCATGCCCGGGTCCTTCCGGTCGCCGCGCTGATGGGCGCCCTGCTGGTGGTGGTCGCGGACACCCTCGGCCGTACGGTCATCGCGCCCGCGCAGATCCCCGTGGGAGTCGTCACCGCGGTGATCGGCGCCCCGTACTTCGGGTGGCTGCTGTGGCGGGCCAGGGCGGAGGGGTAG
- a CDS encoding aldo/keto reductase, whose translation MATTPVPVRTLGTTGPLTSVLGLGCMGMSAMYGAADRAESIATIHAALDAGVTLLDTGDFYGMGHNELLIGEALRTAPAARREQALTSVKFGALRTVDGGFTGYDGRPNAVKNFAAYSLQRLGTDHIDIYRIARVDPDVPIEETVGAIAELVEAGHVRHVGLSEVGAGTIRRAAATTPIADLQIEYSLISRGIETEILPTTRELGIGITAYGVLSRGLISGHFTRDRELGPGDFRGMSPRFQGENLQHNLDLVDALRKVAEQKGASVAQTAIAWVAARGEDIVPLIGARTRDRLAEALGSLDVTLDAADIAAIEEAVPAGSAAGDRYPAGQMAHLDSEH comes from the coding sequence ATGGCCACCACTCCCGTCCCCGTCCGCACCCTGGGCACCACAGGACCGCTGACCTCCGTCCTCGGCCTCGGCTGCATGGGAATGTCCGCGATGTACGGCGCCGCCGACCGCGCCGAGTCGATCGCGACCATCCACGCCGCCCTCGACGCCGGGGTCACGCTGCTCGACACGGGCGACTTCTACGGCATGGGCCACAACGAGCTGCTGATCGGCGAAGCCCTGCGCACCGCCCCGGCCGCCCGCCGCGAACAGGCCCTCACCAGCGTCAAGTTCGGTGCACTGCGGACCGTCGACGGAGGTTTCACCGGCTACGACGGCCGCCCGAACGCCGTCAAGAACTTCGCCGCGTACTCGCTCCAGCGGCTCGGCACCGACCACATCGACATCTACCGGATCGCCCGTGTCGACCCGGACGTGCCGATCGAGGAGACCGTCGGCGCCATCGCCGAACTGGTCGAAGCGGGCCATGTGCGGCACGTGGGCCTCTCCGAAGTGGGCGCCGGGACCATCCGCAGGGCCGCGGCCACCACGCCGATCGCGGACCTCCAGATCGAGTACTCGCTGATCTCCCGGGGCATCGAGACGGAGATCCTGCCCACCACCCGCGAGCTGGGCATCGGCATCACCGCGTACGGGGTGCTCTCCCGCGGCCTGATCAGCGGCCACTTCACCCGCGACCGCGAGCTGGGCCCCGGCGACTTCCGGGGCATGAGCCCCCGCTTCCAGGGCGAGAACCTCCAGCACAATCTGGACCTGGTCGACGCGCTGCGGAAGGTCGCCGAGCAGAAGGGCGCTTCCGTCGCCCAGACCGCCATCGCCTGGGTCGCGGCCCGCGGCGAGGACATCGTTCCGCTGATCGGCGCCCGGACCCGCGACCGGCTGGCCGAGGCCCTCGGCTCGCTCGACGTCACACTCGACGCGGCGGACATCGCCGCCATCGAGGAAGCCGTCCCGGCGGGATCCGCCGCGGGCGACCGCTACCCGGCCGGCCAGATGGCCCACCTGGACAGCGAGCACTGA
- a CDS encoding Lrp/AsnC family transcriptional regulator, with amino-acid sequence MRLNDLDERIVHALAEDARRSYADIGARVGLSAPAVKRRVDRLLASGAITGFTVRVDPAALGWETEAFVEIHCRHNTSPEDIRRGMARYPEVASASTVTGDADAVIQIYAEDVRHFERVLERIAGEPFVERTKSVLVLSPLVRRFSSGSPA; translated from the coding sequence TTGCGACTGAACGATCTCGACGAACGTATCGTCCACGCCCTCGCCGAGGACGCCCGCCGCTCCTACGCCGACATCGGCGCCCGGGTCGGTCTGTCCGCCCCCGCCGTGAAACGCAGAGTCGACCGGCTGCTCGCGTCCGGCGCCATCACCGGCTTCACCGTGCGGGTGGACCCGGCGGCGCTGGGCTGGGAGACCGAGGCGTTCGTCGAGATCCACTGCCGTCACAACACCTCCCCGGAGGACATCCGCCGCGGTATGGCGCGGTACCCGGAGGTGGCGTCCGCCTCGACCGTCACCGGCGACGCGGACGCGGTCATCCAGATCTACGCCGAGGACGTACGGCACTTCGAGCGGGTGCTGGAGCGCATCGCGGGCGAGCCGTTCGTCGAACGCACCAAGTCCGTGCTCGTGTTGTCCCCGCTCGTACGCCGGTTCAGCTCGGGCTCGCCCGCGTAG
- a CDS encoding iron-siderophore ABC transporter substrate-binding protein: MTVKPATRHWAWPLLVGTAAIALVGCGTSEAPTKESAPAAKLTLTDSRGKKVTLHGPAKRVVGTEWNVVESLVSLGVDPVGAADVKGYKAYDTAAPLPSGVKDIGTRGEPSVDTVAALKPDLIVATDDLSDSAVKQLSKVAPVIVVRSADAGRQIGQLTDNVNLIARATGTEDRARTELAAFRKKITAGRKELAAAGLDGEKVAFADGWKEGSQVSVRPYVKGALITDVNTELGLVSPWTMKGDKGYGLAATDVEGLTRIGDAQFVYITNTADGEDPFAGGLKDNAVWKSLPFVKKGGVHRLPDGIWMFGGTASMTQYIDAVVHALTK; the protein is encoded by the coding sequence ATGACGGTCAAGCCCGCGACCAGGCACTGGGCATGGCCCCTGCTCGTCGGGACCGCCGCGATCGCCCTCGTCGGCTGCGGCACGTCCGAGGCGCCCACGAAGGAATCCGCCCCGGCCGCCAAGCTGACGCTCACCGATTCACGCGGCAAGAAGGTGACACTCCACGGACCGGCCAAACGCGTCGTCGGCACCGAGTGGAACGTCGTCGAATCCCTCGTCTCGCTGGGCGTCGACCCGGTCGGCGCCGCGGATGTGAAGGGGTACAAGGCGTACGACACCGCAGCTCCGCTGCCCAGCGGCGTCAAGGACATAGGCACCCGCGGCGAGCCCAGCGTGGACACCGTCGCCGCCCTGAAGCCCGATCTGATCGTCGCGACGGACGACCTGTCGGACTCGGCCGTCAAGCAACTCTCCAAGGTGGCGCCCGTCATCGTGGTGCGGTCCGCGGACGCCGGCCGGCAGATCGGTCAACTGACCGACAACGTCAACCTCATCGCCAGGGCCACCGGCACCGAGGACAGGGCCAGGACCGAACTCGCCGCCTTCCGCAAGAAGATCACTGCGGGCCGGAAGGAACTCGCCGCCGCCGGGCTCGACGGTGAGAAGGTCGCCTTCGCCGACGGGTGGAAGGAAGGCAGCCAGGTCTCCGTACGCCCCTACGTGAAGGGCGCGCTGATCACCGACGTCAACACCGAACTCGGCCTGGTCAGCCCCTGGACCATGAAGGGGGACAAGGGGTACGGCCTGGCGGCGACGGACGTGGAGGGTCTCACCAGGATCGGCGACGCCCAGTTCGTCTACATCACGAACACCGCTGACGGCGAGGACCCGTTCGCCGGCGGGCTCAAGGACAACGCGGTGTGGAAGTCGCTGCCCTTCGTCAAGAAGGGCGGCGTCCACCGGCTCCCGGACGGCATCTGGATGTTCGGTGGTACGGCGTCGATGACGCAGTACATCGACGCCGTCGTGCACGCGCTGACCAAGTGA
- a CDS encoding DUF6243 family protein — translation MAKSRNNLLGVGGQRKKMPRSGAQSSAAAGAEDRRSAADQKQELLQKMRERAEGTGAAGTPDAEG, via the coding sequence ATGGCAAAGAGTCGCAACAACCTTCTTGGCGTGGGCGGGCAGCGCAAGAAGATGCCCCGCTCCGGAGCACAGAGCTCGGCCGCCGCCGGAGCCGAGGACCGCAGGTCGGCCGCTGACCAGAAGCAGGAACTGCTGCAGAAGATGCGCGAGCGCGCGGAGGGGACCGGAGCCGCCGGAACCCCCGACGCCGAGGGCTGA
- a CDS encoding TetR family transcriptional regulator, translating to MTPEALTPERILEATEDVLRRYGPAKATVVDVARALGVSHGSVYRHFRTKAALREAVTERWLHRSEAELARFADDREGSATTRLKNWLAALFAAKREKAGADPELFATFGVLTGEDSGVVETHIGVLVGQLARIIEDGCDRGEFAPVEGDFTTPARAVFHATGRFHDPVYAAEWSRPGIEDDFTAVRNLLLGGLRSR from the coding sequence ATGACGCCCGAAGCCCTGACACCCGAACGCATCCTTGAGGCGACCGAGGATGTGCTGCGCCGGTACGGCCCGGCCAAGGCCACGGTGGTCGACGTGGCGCGGGCGCTCGGGGTCAGCCACGGCAGCGTCTACCGCCACTTCCGCACCAAGGCGGCGCTGCGTGAGGCCGTCACCGAGCGCTGGCTGCACCGGTCGGAGGCCGAACTGGCCCGGTTCGCCGACGACCGGGAGGGCTCCGCGACCACCCGGCTGAAGAACTGGCTGGCGGCCCTCTTCGCGGCGAAGCGCGAGAAGGCGGGCGCCGATCCCGAGCTGTTCGCCACCTTCGGGGTGCTGACCGGGGAGGACAGCGGAGTCGTGGAGACCCATATCGGGGTGCTCGTCGGGCAGCTCGCCCGGATCATCGAGGACGGCTGCGACCGGGGCGAATTCGCCCCGGTCGAGGGGGACTTCACAACGCCGGCCCGCGCGGTCTTCCACGCCACGGGCCGCTTCCACGACCCGGTGTACGCGGCGGAGTGGAGCCGCCCCGGCATCGAGGACGACTTCACCGCCGTACGGAATCTGCTGCTGGGCGGCCTCAGGTCCCGGTGA
- a CDS encoding helix-turn-helix domain-containing protein, which produces MASHKPVRTIDARSLRALAHPLRVRIMESLRRDGPATSTTLAGEFGESTGTVSWHLRQLAEHRFIEEDVERGTRRERWWRAVEDRQVLHTAQLSKEDPSARVAVDAYVQELIQLYFQRASAYAAQEWPAEWESAGTIANWDDLRLTPARLRELNDELMAVVDKYYPADGEPAAPGSLPISIQIQSFARPEGRG; this is translated from the coding sequence ATGGCCAGCCACAAGCCCGTACGGACGATCGACGCCCGAAGTCTGCGCGCCCTCGCGCACCCGCTGCGGGTGCGCATCATGGAGTCGCTGCGCCGCGACGGCCCCGCGACGTCGACCACACTGGCCGGGGAGTTCGGCGAGAGCACCGGCACCGTGAGCTGGCATCTGCGGCAGCTCGCCGAGCACCGCTTCATCGAGGAGGACGTGGAGCGGGGCACCAGGCGGGAGCGCTGGTGGCGGGCGGTGGAGGACCGCCAGGTGCTGCACACCGCGCAGTTGAGCAAGGAGGACCCCTCGGCGCGCGTCGCCGTGGACGCGTACGTGCAGGAGCTCATCCAGCTGTACTTCCAGCGGGCGTCCGCGTACGCGGCGCAGGAGTGGCCCGCCGAGTGGGAGAGCGCGGGCACCATCGCCAACTGGGACGATCTGCGACTGACCCCGGCGCGGCTGCGGGAGCTGAACGACGAGCTGATGGCCGTGGTCGACAAGTACTACCCGGCGGACGGCGAGCCCGCCGCGCCCGGATCGCTGCCGATCAGTATCCAGATCCAGTCGTTCGCGCGCCCCGAGGGCAGGGGCTGA
- a CDS encoding MFS transporter: MPTPGTPTRSTPRSLLLRNRDFRLLWTGSTTGKYGASVTSVALPLIAVTLLHASTFQVGLLTAAAWLPWLLIGLPAGAWVDRLPRRPVMLTADAAALLLFAGIPVAAGLGLLSIGYLLATAVLAGTATVFFQTAYTALLPHLVAPGDQAEGNSKLHGSESAAQLAGFGSGGFLVQAVGAANGLFVNAATFAVSFLCVLRIRHREPRGPVVARARGALGREIRAGLRLTFGDPYLRALAVSGGASNLALMAYQSILVVFLVREVHLSSGTIGALMTAGGIGGIVGAFAARRVAARIGSARALILFQLAVPSLALLIPLTTPGFGLVLFVIGYTSVSIGVIAANIISSTFRQQYCPKDMLGRISASAAFLNYGTIPLGAVIGGALGEGLGTRTALWITIAGLPLAASLLFFSPIRRARELPTAPPTTTPAPRQNAEPAL, from the coding sequence ATGCCGACTCCGGGTACGCCAACGCGCTCCACCCCACGCAGCCTCCTGCTGCGCAACCGCGATTTCCGCCTCCTCTGGACGGGGTCGACCACCGGGAAGTACGGCGCATCGGTCACCTCGGTCGCCCTGCCCCTGATCGCGGTCACGCTGCTGCACGCCTCCACCTTCCAGGTGGGCCTGCTCACCGCCGCGGCCTGGCTGCCCTGGCTGCTCATCGGCCTGCCCGCCGGCGCCTGGGTGGACCGGCTGCCGCGCCGCCCGGTCATGCTCACCGCCGACGCCGCCGCACTGCTGCTCTTCGCCGGGATACCCGTCGCCGCCGGGCTGGGGCTGCTCTCGATCGGCTACCTGCTCGCCACGGCGGTCCTGGCCGGCACGGCGACCGTCTTCTTCCAGACCGCGTACACCGCACTGCTCCCCCACCTCGTCGCCCCCGGCGACCAGGCGGAGGGCAACTCCAAGCTGCACGGCAGCGAGTCGGCGGCCCAGCTCGCCGGATTCGGCTCGGGCGGCTTCCTGGTGCAGGCGGTCGGCGCCGCGAACGGGCTGTTCGTGAACGCGGCGACGTTCGCGGTGTCCTTCCTCTGCGTCCTGCGCATCAGGCACCGCGAGCCGCGCGGCCCGGTGGTCGCACGTGCGCGCGGGGCGCTCGGCCGGGAGATCCGTGCGGGACTGCGGCTGACCTTCGGCGATCCGTACCTGCGCGCCCTCGCCGTCTCGGGTGGCGCCTCCAATCTGGCGCTGATGGCGTATCAGTCGATCCTGGTGGTCTTCCTGGTCCGCGAGGTGCACCTCTCGTCGGGGACCATCGGCGCGCTGATGACGGCAGGCGGCATCGGGGGCATCGTCGGCGCCTTCGCCGCCCGCCGGGTCGCCGCCCGGATCGGCAGCGCCCGCGCCCTGATCCTCTTCCAGCTGGCGGTGCCCTCGCTCGCGCTGCTCATCCCGCTGACCACACCGGGGTTCGGTCTGGTGCTCTTCGTGATCGGCTACACCTCGGTGTCCATCGGGGTGATCGCGGCGAACATCATCTCCTCGACCTTCCGTCAGCAGTACTGCCCCAAGGACATGCTGGGCCGGATCTCCGCTTCGGCGGCGTTCCTCAACTACGGCACCATCCCGCTCGGGGCGGTCATCGGCGGCGCGCTCGGCGAGGGGCTCGGGACGCGTACCGCACTGTGGATCACCATCGCCGGGCTCCCCCTCGCCGCGTCACTGCTCTTCTTCTCCCCGATCCGCCGCGCCCGCGAGCTGCCGACCGCACCCCCGACCACCACCCCGGCACCCCGACAGAACGCGGAGCCGGCGCTCTGA